GCTGGAGTTTTAAGTGTCACAAATCTTGAGGATGCTTTCCTTGCCGCAGAATTCTTATCACACAACAAGCACTATCCAAAAGGAAAACGTGCAGTTATTGTCACCAACGCAGGCGGTTTCGCAGTTCTTTCAAATGATTATGCAGAACGTTATGGAATTGAGATTGTTGATCTTCCAAAGAACGTAATTGATGAGATGGATAAATTTCTGCCACCGTTTTGGAATCGTGGAAACCCGATTGATCTCTTAGGAGATGCAGACGGAGCACGGTTTGCAAAGACATTTAGTGTTCTTGCAAAGCACGATGACCTTTGGGATATCTGCATGGTAATAGGATTCCCAAACCTTGTGTTAACATCAGAACGTTTTGCAAAGCAGATTATGATGCTCTCAGAGTCCACTGAAAAGAGAATTGTATCTGTGTTAATCGGCGGTTCAGAGATGAACGGAGGACGTGAAATATTAAGGGAGAACAAAGTTCCGCCGTTTGAAGAGCTTGAGACTGCATTCAGGGTTGTTGGAAGGACACTCCAGAGCAAATACCGTGTCAAAGGACAGGGTCTGTTCTGAAGATATAATAATTAATTTTTAAAAAACTGAATTTAAAATATCATATTTCAAACACATTTTAAAAAATAAGTCTCAATAATATTTATTTTACGCAAAAATTGTCATTTTGAGCAGATTTTAGTTTTAGTTAATAAAAAAAGTTCATAAAACTAATTTTCTTACACGTCATCATAAAATTAAGATTCTAGATAAATTTGAAATCAAATTAAAACTTTAAAAAAATTTTAAAAAAAAATTTAAAAAATCAGATTTTATTTTCAAGGGACAATTTAGTCGTATTCACGCCAGGTGTGCCTGCACTTTGTACAACGGAAAAAGCGCACTTCACTTTCATCAGCTGAACGAAGCTGTCTTAACCACCATTCAGCAGTATTATTGCCGCACTCAGGACATTTTATTTTTGTTGTCGGAAGTGTTGCAATATTTTGATCTTCTTCAACAATTGTTATCTCCTTCTCAACCCTCTGCCTTGTTTTCAAAAGCTGGGTTTTATCGGATATGTCT
The genomic region above belongs to Methanomicrobium antiquum and contains:
- a CDS encoding transcription factor S, encoding MMFCPECKSMLKSYEGKLRCPKCGYEKDISDKTQLLKTRQRVEKEITIVEEDQNIATLPTTKIKCPECGNNTAEWWLRQLRSADESEVRFFRCTKCRHTWREYD